A single genomic interval of Lewinellaceae bacterium harbors:
- a CDS encoding ROK family protein — protein MQERRVLGVDVGASGIKGAVVDIETGQLINERIRLETPDPATPEAMAEAFAELVRQHSWKGLVGCGFPSIIKGGVAFSAANISEKWIGTNVVEILSLASGCPVEVLNDADAAGMAEMQFGLGQGEMGTVLLITIGSGLGSALFIDGKLVPNSELGHIYLKGQKHVAEQYASNNARKREDLSWEEWGIRFNEYLETIERVFNPDLILLGGGTSKRFDKYDTYITVQTPIKPAELLNAAGTVGAAVYAYQQSRK, from the coding sequence ATGCAGGAACGAAGAGTACTGGGCGTTGACGTCGGCGCTTCCGGCATCAAAGGAGCAGTTGTCGATATCGAAACCGGCCAACTGATCAACGAACGCATACGGCTGGAAACGCCGGACCCGGCCACCCCGGAAGCCATGGCGGAGGCCTTTGCCGAACTCGTTCGGCAGCACAGCTGGAAAGGGTTGGTCGGCTGTGGTTTCCCCTCCATCATTAAAGGAGGGGTGGCCTTCTCGGCGGCCAATATCAGTGAAAAATGGATCGGCACGAATGTGGTGGAAATCCTCTCCCTGGCCAGCGGCTGCCCGGTGGAAGTGCTCAACGATGCCGACGCCGCCGGCATGGCGGAGATGCAATTCGGCCTGGGCCAGGGAGAAATGGGCACTGTGCTGCTGATTACCATAGGCTCTGGTTTGGGCTCTGCCTTATTTATCGACGGAAAATTGGTGCCCAATTCTGAGTTGGGCCACATTTACCTGAAGGGCCAGAAGCACGTCGCCGAACAGTACGCTTCAAACAATGCCCGCAAACGGGAAGACCTGAGTTGGGAAGAGTGGGGCATACGGTTCAATGAATACCTGGAAACCATAGAACGAGTGTTCAACCCCGACCTCATCCTCCTGGGTGGAGGAACCAGCAAGCGGTTTGATAAATACGATACCTACATCACCGTACAAACGCCGATCAAACCGGCGGAGTTGCTGAATGCCGCCGGCACGGTGGGGGCGGCGGTGTACGCTTACCAGCAGTCGAGGAAATAG
- a CDS encoding peptidylprolyl isomerase: protein MKNIALIAILSILLWSCNQNSKTYALIETEFGNMKVELYNSTPKHKENFIKLAEQGFYDSLLFHRVIPGFMIQGGDPDSKNASAGQPLGQGGPGYTIEAEIGEVHTRGALAAARLADQANPERRSSGSQFYIVAGQKFDEPVLNQMEQQNGVKYSPEQRKAYLESGGYPPLDGAYTVFGQVVEGMDVIDKIANAQRDRMDRPVQDIRMKVSIVD from the coding sequence ATGAAAAACATTGCATTAATCGCCATTTTGAGCATCCTGCTCTGGAGTTGCAACCAGAATTCCAAAACCTATGCGCTCATAGAAACGGAATTTGGCAATATGAAGGTGGAGCTGTACAACAGCACGCCCAAGCATAAAGAGAACTTCATCAAACTGGCCGAGCAGGGCTTTTATGACAGCCTGCTGTTCCACCGCGTCATTCCCGGTTTTATGATACAGGGAGGAGACCCGGACTCCAAAAACGCTTCGGCAGGGCAACCCCTGGGGCAGGGCGGCCCCGGATACACCATAGAAGCAGAGATCGGCGAAGTACACACCCGGGGAGCGCTGGCGGCAGCCAGGCTGGCAGACCAGGCCAACCCGGAGCGCCGGTCTTCCGGCTCCCAGTTTTATATTGTTGCCGGCCAGAAATTTGACGAGCCCGTTTTGAACCAGATGGAGCAACAGAACGGCGTCAAATACAGCCCGGAACAACGGAAGGCCTACCTGGAAAGTGGAGGATACCCTCCCCTGGACGGCGCCTATACGGTCTTCGGCCAGGTGGTGGAAGGGATGGACGTGATCGATAAGATCGCTAATGCGCAGCGCGACCGCATGGACCGCCCCGTCCAGGATATACGGATGAAAGTGAGTATTGTTGATTAA
- a CDS encoding DUF488 family protein, with amino-acid sequence MYYRRKILFSILEAFGGKLSRTQMQKLAFIFTRWQEKKAFDFVPYRFGCYSFQLNQDLQALTTRRHLEEQKTNGYTYWYKLDKTSYITQLRQMDRELLARLSKKFQAANPDDLIAYTYIHYPYYAINSTIAEQYLDKDQLERVAQQRRNFDAKKLFTIGYEGISLEHYLNKLIVQDVRLLCDVRKNSYSMKYGFSKSQLSHACKQVGITFLHLPELGIESNKRKELKTLDNYRTLFHEYESSTLQQNHSHLLKLASLLERYPRIAITCFEASHTMCHRGCIANALKALPNWETPIAHL; translated from the coding sequence ATGTACTACCGACGGAAAATATTGTTCAGCATCTTAGAAGCTTTTGGCGGAAAACTTAGCCGTACTCAAATGCAGAAACTGGCTTTTATCTTCACTCGCTGGCAAGAGAAGAAAGCATTTGACTTTGTGCCCTATCGGTTTGGGTGCTATTCTTTTCAGCTTAACCAGGATTTACAAGCATTGACAACTCGAAGGCATCTAGAAGAACAAAAGACGAATGGATATACCTATTGGTACAAATTGGACAAGACTTCTTATATCACACAATTACGACAAATGGATAGGGAACTATTAGCAAGATTGTCGAAAAAATTCCAAGCGGCAAACCCTGATGATTTGATTGCGTATACTTATATCCACTATCCGTATTACGCCATAAACAGTACTATAGCGGAACAGTATTTGGATAAAGATCAGCTAGAAAGAGTAGCCCAACAGCGCCGAAATTTTGATGCAAAAAAACTCTTTACCATTGGTTATGAGGGCATTAGTTTGGAACATTACCTTAACAAGCTGATAGTCCAGGATGTACGGTTGCTATGTGATGTACGTAAGAATTCTTACAGTATGAAATACGGCTTTTCTAAATCCCAACTAAGCCATGCGTGTAAGCAAGTAGGGATTACTTTCCTCCATCTTCCGGAGTTGGGGATTGAGTCAAATAAACGTAAGGAACTTAAAACCCTGGATAATTATCGCACTTTGTTCCATGAGTATGAATCATCCACTTTGCAGCAAAATCATTCCCATTTGCTGAAATTAGCATCTTTACTGGAGCGTTATCCCCGTATTGCCATCACTTGTTTTGAGGCCAGTCATACTATGTGCCATAGAGGTTGTATTGCCAATGCCCTCAAGGCTCTGCCCAATTGGGAGACACCGATTGCTCATCTTTAA
- a CDS encoding peptidylprolyl isomerase, translating to MRIPAILKFCLLAGFAVSCARPVAKFSVEGEKRVLAPVRFDNQSQKAERYQWIFGDGSTSEAESPSHRYKASGAYTVQLKAINNKGKEKTVKKEIAIDPPKACLAELETEYGSMIIQLYDATPKHQDNFIKLAEEGFYDSLLFHRVIQNFMVQGGDPDSKGARAGQGLGSGGPGYTIEAEFVDSLVHLKGAIAAARTGDAANPQKRSSGSQFYIVQGQPMTEDMLDRIEAQKGIRYSKEQREAYLEVGGTPFLDREYTVFGKVIEGLDVLDKIAAAQTDGRDRPVKDIAMKIRLIH from the coding sequence ATGAGAATACCGGCAATATTGAAGTTTTGCCTGCTGGCCGGGTTTGCCGTTTCCTGCGCGCGCCCGGTAGCAAAATTCAGCGTTGAGGGCGAAAAGCGCGTGCTGGCGCCTGTCCGATTCGACAACCAATCTCAAAAGGCGGAGCGCTACCAGTGGATATTTGGCGACGGCAGTACGTCAGAGGCGGAATCGCCATCCCACCGGTATAAAGCATCCGGGGCATACACGGTGCAGCTCAAAGCCATCAATAACAAAGGAAAAGAAAAAACTGTGAAAAAAGAGATCGCGATCGACCCGCCGAAGGCCTGTTTGGCCGAACTGGAGACGGAATACGGCTCCATGATCATCCAGCTTTACGACGCCACGCCAAAACACCAGGACAACTTCATCAAGCTGGCCGAAGAAGGCTTTTATGACAGCCTGCTGTTTCACCGCGTCATTCAGAATTTCATGGTGCAGGGCGGAGACCCCGACTCGAAAGGCGCCCGGGCAGGCCAGGGGCTGGGCAGCGGCGGCCCGGGCTACACCATCGAGGCCGAGTTTGTAGACTCGCTCGTCCACCTCAAAGGAGCGATTGCCGCCGCCCGCACGGGAGACGCGGCCAACCCGCAGAAGCGTTCTTCCGGCTCCCAGTTCTACATCGTACAGGGGCAACCGATGACCGAAGACATGCTCGACCGCATCGAAGCCCAGAAGGGCATCCGCTACAGCAAAGAGCAGCGGGAAGCTTATCTGGAAGTGGGCGGCACTCCTTTCCTCGACCGGGAGTATACGGTATTTGGCAAAGTGATCGAAGGGCTGGACGTTCTGGACAAGATCGCAGCAGCGCAAACGGACGGCCGCGACCGGCCGGTAAAGGATATCGCTATGAAAATACGACTAATACATTAA
- a CDS encoding xanthine dehydrogenase family protein molybdopterin-binding subunit, with the protein MSKSEKPKKQFSRRKFIVRSAVGVGVVLGSGYLTRPIWRRSLAGLANSAEAPYMGDTETPPLWFEVRADNQIILSSPKVEMGQGTFTGLAQIAADELEVRIDQIQVVHAPSASGNVDGLSTGGSTSINSLWQPLRELAATMREMLKNEAAKMLGTTAAALTVKEGVISGNGKSLTYGDVAKEVREWDIPEVPPLKDVKAYKYVGKPIPRVDLRDKVMGAPIFGMDATMPDMLHGAVVRPSSIGAKYVSADTSEAEKMPGVVKIVKEEDFVGVIANSRMEAENAKNAIKVTWDVEKNWQSEDIEAMIQVGKGDPVVIQKKGGSRRILDNEEGVMTAEFKSPIGAHAQLEPNGALAFVEGDKATVMISTQVIGITRTEVAGRLGLAEEDVNIIPTYLGGGFGRRLHTPNAMQAAVLSKAVGKPVKCFFDRKEEFQNDTFRPPTHHVLKAKLGANGLIKAMEHHLSSGDVMFGSPLFPGIAEPILGADVGAWRGGMIQYGKIPNFRAISWRVKLPFATSWWRSLGLLANTFAIESFMDELAVKAGKDPVQFRLDQIQEDEAGHRLKEVIKAAAQKAGWKDGVQNGRAMGFAASTDAGTPCAHVAEVSMEDGAIKVHKVTCAIDPGLAVNPDQVRAQCEGSIIMGLSAAMYEKMTVKDGELSPTIYGPYRMALMKDAPKEIDVVILENADAPGAVGEPPLGPIGAAIANAVFRLTGQRLREMPLELG; encoded by the coding sequence ATGAGTAAATCTGAAAAACCTAAAAAGCAATTTTCGAGAAGGAAGTTTATTGTCCGGTCGGCTGTAGGGGTTGGCGTTGTGCTGGGTAGCGGCTACCTGACCCGCCCGATATGGAGGCGCTCGCTTGCCGGCCTGGCCAATTCGGCGGAAGCCCCCTATATGGGCGACACCGAAACGCCCCCGTTGTGGTTTGAGGTCAGGGCCGACAACCAAATCATATTGTCTTCGCCCAAAGTCGAAATGGGGCAAGGCACCTTTACTGGCCTGGCGCAAATTGCCGCCGATGAACTGGAGGTACGAATCGATCAAATACAGGTGGTTCATGCGCCAAGCGCCTCGGGCAATGTTGACGGCCTTTCCACCGGCGGCAGCACTTCCATCAACAGCCTGTGGCAACCCCTCCGCGAACTGGCGGCCACCATGCGGGAAATGCTCAAAAACGAGGCGGCCAAAATGCTGGGCACAACCGCCGCTGCATTAACCGTCAAAGAAGGCGTGATTTCCGGAAACGGCAAAAGCCTTACCTACGGAGATGTCGCTAAGGAGGTACGGGAATGGGACATCCCCGAAGTGCCGCCGTTAAAAGATGTCAAGGCTTACAAATACGTTGGAAAGCCCATTCCCCGGGTCGACCTGCGCGACAAGGTGATGGGCGCTCCGATTTTTGGCATGGACGCCACCATGCCCGATATGCTTCACGGCGCCGTTGTCCGCCCCTCCTCCATTGGAGCCAAATATGTGAGCGCCGATACCAGCGAGGCGGAAAAGATGCCGGGGGTAGTAAAAATCGTGAAAGAAGAGGATTTCGTGGGCGTAATCGCCAACTCGCGGATGGAGGCCGAAAACGCGAAAAACGCGATTAAGGTAACCTGGGATGTGGAGAAGAACTGGCAGTCGGAAGACATTGAAGCCATGATACAGGTCGGAAAAGGAGATCCCGTTGTCATCCAGAAAAAAGGCGGCTCCAGGCGCATCCTGGACAATGAAGAAGGCGTAATGACCGCCGAATTCAAAAGCCCCATCGGCGCTCACGCCCAACTGGAACCCAATGGCGCCTTAGCTTTTGTCGAAGGGGACAAGGCTACGGTTATGATCTCCACCCAGGTCATTGGGATAACCCGGACGGAAGTCGCCGGCCGCCTGGGCCTGGCCGAAGAGGACGTGAACATCATTCCCACCTACCTCGGCGGAGGCTTTGGCCGGCGGTTGCATACGCCCAATGCCATGCAGGCGGCGGTATTGTCCAAAGCCGTTGGCAAGCCGGTCAAGTGCTTTTTCGACCGGAAGGAGGAGTTTCAAAACGATACGTTCCGCCCCCCCACCCATCACGTCTTAAAGGCCAAGCTCGGAGCGAACGGCCTGATCAAGGCCATGGAACACCATTTGTCCAGCGGCGACGTCATGTTCGGCTCTCCGCTGTTTCCCGGCATCGCAGAACCCATTCTGGGCGCCGATGTGGGCGCATGGCGGGGAGGGATGATCCAGTACGGGAAGATCCCGAATTTCCGGGCCATTTCCTGGCGGGTGAAGCTCCCCTTTGCTACCAGTTGGTGGCGGAGCCTGGGCCTGCTGGCAAATACCTTCGCCATTGAGAGTTTCATGGACGAACTGGCCGTCAAAGCTGGAAAAGACCCCGTCCAGTTCCGGCTGGATCAAATTCAGGAGGATGAGGCGGGCCATCGCTTAAAGGAAGTGATCAAAGCGGCCGCGCAAAAAGCCGGCTGGAAAGATGGGGTTCAGAATGGAAGAGCGATGGGTTTTGCCGCCTCCACCGATGCCGGCACCCCCTGCGCCCACGTTGCCGAAGTTTCCATGGAGGACGGAGCGATCAAAGTGCACAAAGTGACCTGTGCCATCGATCCTGGCCTGGCGGTCAACCCCGACCAGGTGCGGGCCCAGTGCGAGGGCAGCATCATCATGGGGCTCAGCGCCGCCATGTACGAGAAAATGACTGTAAAGGACGGCGAGTTGTCGCCCACCATTTACGGGCCTTACCGGATGGCTTTGATGAAGGACGCGCCGAAGGAAATTGATGTGGTGATCCTGGAAAACGCCGATGCGCCAGGCGCGGTCGGAGAGCCGCCATTGGGCCCTATCGGGGCGGCGATTGCCAACGCAGTTTTTAGGTTGACCGGGCAGCGGCTGAGGGAAATGCCGCTGGAGTTAGGGTGA
- a CDS encoding (2Fe-2S)-binding protein, which translates to MKVAFNINGQPQSVEVDGNTPLLWVIRDMLDLKGTKFGCGKAACGACTIHVEGEAVRSCSIAAKFAEGKNITTIEGLSSGEELHPVQQAWIEEVVPQCGYCQPGFMMATAALLKKVPNPTDEDIDGNIVNICRCATHYRIRKAIHRAAEIQNNNL; encoded by the coding sequence ATGAAAGTAGCATTCAACATAAATGGGCAACCCCAAAGCGTAGAAGTGGATGGAAACACCCCGTTGCTTTGGGTCATCCGGGATATGCTCGATCTGAAAGGCACTAAGTTCGGCTGCGGGAAAGCAGCCTGCGGCGCCTGCACCATTCACGTGGAAGGGGAAGCGGTGCGTTCCTGCTCCATTGCTGCAAAATTTGCAGAGGGCAAAAACATTACCACTATAGAAGGCCTTTCCTCCGGCGAGGAACTGCACCCGGTGCAGCAGGCCTGGATAGAGGAGGTCGTTCCCCAGTGCGGCTATTGCCAGCCGGGCTTCATGATGGCTACCGCCGCTCTGTTGAAGAAGGTGCCGAACCCAACCGACGAGGACATCGACGGCAACATCGTCAACATCTGCCGTTGCGCAACCCATTATCGGATACGCAAAGCGATTCATCGGGCCGCGGAAATCCAAAACAATAACCTTTAA
- a CDS encoding SDR family NAD(P)-dependent oxidoreductase — translation MKEQKWTTANIPDLTGKVIIVTGGNSGLGYESVKAFAEKGAEVILTSRSLEKGNAAKSEIGDTKGKITVMPLDLMELASISKLANLLFTYERHKERCRKSSLRSEACLPFLRKRRDRQGGRESSINEATPENLVWNSGAQ, via the coding sequence ATGAAAGAACAAAAGTGGACAACAGCCAATATCCCGGACCTGACGGGCAAAGTGATCATCGTAACCGGCGGCAACAGCGGCCTGGGTTACGAATCGGTGAAAGCCTTCGCCGAAAAAGGGGCAGAAGTGATTTTAACCAGCCGTTCCCTGGAAAAAGGCAATGCCGCTAAAAGCGAAATCGGAGACACCAAAGGCAAAATAACCGTCATGCCGCTTGACCTGATGGAATTGGCCTCCATCTCTAAACTGGCCAACCTGCTCTTTACGTATGAGCGGCACAAGGAGCGCTGCCGCAAATCCTCCCTAAGGAGTGAAGCCTGCCTACCATTCCTGCGGAAACGCCGGGACAGGCAGGGAGGGAGGGAGTCCTCCATTAATGAGGCTACTCCGGAAAATCTAGTTTGGAACTCCGGTGCCCAATAA
- a CDS encoding TetR/AcrR family transcriptional regulator — MTDKKENILTAALELFAKDGYNATPTSKIAKQAGVSEGLIFRHFGSKKGLLQALIEDAEARIGELLAPVIFETGPKKAIRKIIELPFNIDPSEYDFWKLQFKIKWEEEYNNPNKMKPLIDKLAWAFSELGYEAPEEEAVLLNQIMDSISISILRDGVEPPASFRSFLLKKYGV; from the coding sequence ATGACCGACAAAAAAGAAAACATACTAACTGCCGCCCTGGAACTCTTCGCCAAAGACGGCTACAACGCCACGCCCACCAGCAAGATCGCGAAGCAGGCGGGCGTGTCGGAGGGCCTGATCTTCCGGCATTTCGGGAGCAAGAAAGGCCTGTTGCAAGCACTGATTGAAGATGCGGAGGCCAGGATAGGCGAGCTTTTAGCCCCGGTCATTTTCGAAACCGGCCCCAAAAAGGCAATCCGAAAGATCATCGAATTGCCATTCAACATTGATCCATCAGAGTACGACTTCTGGAAACTGCAGTTCAAGATAAAATGGGAAGAAGAATACAACAACCCCAATAAGATGAAGCCCCTGATCGATAAACTGGCCTGGGCGTTTTCTGAATTGGGATATGAAGCCCCGGAAGAAGAAGCAGTATTGCTCAACCAGATTATGGATTCCATATCCATAAGCATCCTGCGGGATGGAGTAGAACCTCCGGCTTCCTTTCGGTCATTCCTTTTGAAGAAATACGGCGTTTGA
- a CDS encoding SUMF1/EgtB/PvdO family nonheme iron enzyme — MKHLISRFHLFLLLLLQLPRLATAQTEVCQDCPCLIALGERLAAEEDYVNAIRQYNAAKECAPERIPELNRRIEALFQQIEGLRQEAVNAEQDALRQKAMAEANLERAVTAERSAKAEAKRAEANARRAEQSAQEAFKQKTISDSLLLISNQLRAEAETEKSRAEAEAQRANTALQKLEKAFGDLTDIYVQRAKDDILQLHYDSAMIWAAEASALRVERRAPALAALYLELAYFYNEIGRPDTAAAMTDSLLAWVQPSPVNNLTIQPSNNIPRDSLRTLLFALDSAGFAALEKRYYPHMISIPGGTFQMGSNQTGEDFEDERPTHEVTQSPFGMAETETTWWQYHLYCRARGQALPPDPGWGRLGSHPVVNVNWEDTQGYIKWLNRRMPASFRLPTEAEWEYAARADHDFLYAGSDDLDEVAWYFQNSGGRTHPVKGKKPNGWGLYDMSGNVWEWCQDWYGRDYYRRSNNAWDPKGPDSGPTGLVASGHGIVIPPARALPFEAAAIRAKGTTLLVFA, encoded by the coding sequence TTGAAACACCTCATATCCCGCTTTCACTTGTTCCTTCTGCTGCTGCTCCAGCTCCCCCGCCTCGCCACCGCCCAAACCGAGGTATGCCAGGACTGCCCCTGCCTCATCGCCCTGGGCGAGCGCCTGGCCGCCGAAGAGGATTATGTGAACGCCATCCGCCAGTACAACGCCGCCAAGGAGTGCGCCCCGGAGCGAATCCCCGAACTGAACCGCCGCATCGAAGCGCTGTTCCAACAGATCGAAGGGCTGCGGCAGGAAGCGGTTAATGCGGAGCAAGATGCCCTGCGGCAAAAAGCCATGGCGGAAGCCAACCTGGAACGCGCAGTAACGGCCGAGCGCTCCGCCAAAGCAGAAGCTAAACGGGCGGAAGCCAACGCCAGGCGGGCGGAGCAAAGTGCACAGGAAGCCTTTAAACAAAAAACCATTTCCGACTCCCTGCTCCTCATTTCCAACCAGCTCAGGGCGGAAGCAGAAACCGAAAAAAGCCGGGCGGAAGCCGAAGCCCAGCGAGCCAACACTGCCCTCCAGAAACTGGAAAAAGCCTTTGGCGACCTGACCGATATCTACGTCCAACGGGCAAAAGACGATATCCTTCAATTGCATTATGACTCGGCGATGATATGGGCTGCCGAAGCTTCCGCCCTGCGGGTAGAGCGCCGCGCCCCCGCCCTGGCCGCCCTCTACCTCGAGCTGGCGTATTTCTACAACGAAATCGGCCGCCCCGACACCGCCGCCGCCATGACGGACTCCCTCCTGGCCTGGGTCCAACCGTCGCCCGTCAACAATTTAACAATTCAACCATCTAACAATATTCCTCGCGACTCCCTCCGCACCCTCCTCTTCGCCCTCGACTCCGCCGGCTTCGCCGCCCTGGAAAAAAGATACTATCCCCATATGATCTCAATCCCTGGCGGTACTTTCCAGATGGGTAGCAATCAAACCGGTGAAGATTTTGAAGATGAGCGTCCAACACATGAGGTAACGCAAAGCCCGTTTGGCATGGCCGAAACGGAAACCACCTGGTGGCAATACCACCTGTACTGCCGGGCCAGGGGCCAGGCTTTGCCGCCAGATCCAGGCTGGGGCAGGCTAGGCAGCCACCCGGTGGTGAATGTGAACTGGGAGGATACGCAGGGGTATATTAAGTGGCTGAATCGCCGAATGCCCGCCTCCTTCCGCCTGCCTACAGAAGCGGAATGGGAATACGCTGCCCGAGCGGACCATGATTTTCTTTACGCTGGTAGCGATGATTTGGATGAGGTTGCCTGGTATTTCCAAAACAGTGGAGGGCGAACACATCCGGTAAAGGGCAAAAAACCGAATGGCTGGGGTTTGTATGATATGTCCGGCAATGTATGGGAATGGTGCCAGGACTGGTACGGCCGCGATTACTATAGACGAAGTAATAATGCCTGGGACCCCAAAGGCCCGGATAGCGGTCCTACCGGGTTGGTCGCGTCGGGTCATGGGATAGTTATCCCGCCCGCGCGCGCGTTGCCGTTCGAGGCCGCGGCTATCCGGGCCAAAGGGACAACGTTATTGGTTTTCGCTTAG
- a CDS encoding tetratricopeptide repeat protein: MNSYRKDPEANNLVAAFEEQFKSGEMAFFEEKAYLKIIEFYEQDHQLDKALEVADCAIAHHSYSADCYTRKAELLIGLGKEEDALRVLEQARLYAPMEPDIDLLWAEAVAGLGRTTEALALLEQLKDNAGEELLSNIYLVESIAYEADDQHERMFFALKAAIDLDAGNVAALERFGICVELSKKYAESIAIHEAILEKDPYAAIAWFNLGQAHAYLGNYEEAISAYEFAFVIDEDFEDACRECAVLCFELKQYNKSLKYYHELLEAFEPDSEIFTAIGQCYFHLGKYHAATTFYNRAVQLDPINDEIFFFIGECYAREESWQTAIHFFEKAIQVEDQREEYYLALGEAYRCVERQEEAEECFRQAIGVNPEEYFTWMRLLTFLLEAGQAEKALEVAEVGEEESGSPELLYGRVACLFAIGRRQEACFWLGEALIEDFEMHEMLFDLVPGLRQDPDVISLISTYSI, from the coding sequence ATGAACAGTTACAGAAAAGATCCCGAAGCCAATAATTTGGTTGCTGCCTTCGAGGAACAATTCAAAAGCGGAGAAATGGCGTTCTTTGAGGAGAAGGCCTATTTGAAGATCATTGAGTTTTACGAGCAAGACCATCAGTTGGACAAAGCGCTGGAGGTTGCCGATTGCGCTATTGCCCACCATAGTTACTCTGCGGACTGTTATACCCGCAAAGCGGAGCTGCTGATCGGGCTGGGCAAAGAAGAAGACGCCCTGCGCGTATTGGAACAGGCTCGGCTGTATGCCCCAATGGAGCCGGATATCGATCTGCTGTGGGCCGAAGCGGTTGCCGGCCTGGGCCGCACGACTGAAGCCCTGGCTTTGCTTGAGCAGTTGAAGGACAATGCGGGAGAGGAGCTGCTCAGCAATATTTACCTGGTGGAATCCATCGCTTACGAAGCGGATGACCAGCACGAACGCATGTTTTTTGCGCTCAAAGCGGCTATTGACCTGGATGCGGGCAATGTAGCTGCCCTGGAGCGCTTTGGCATTTGCGTCGAGCTATCGAAAAAGTATGCGGAAAGCATAGCCATTCACGAAGCCATTCTCGAAAAAGACCCTTATGCAGCCATTGCCTGGTTCAATCTCGGCCAGGCCCATGCTTATCTGGGCAATTACGAAGAGGCGATCAGCGCCTATGAGTTTGCCTTTGTGATCGATGAAGATTTTGAAGATGCCTGCCGGGAGTGCGCCGTATTGTGTTTCGAACTGAAACAATACAACAAATCCCTCAAGTACTACCACGAGTTGCTGGAGGCCTTTGAACCGGATAGTGAGATTTTTACCGCTATCGGGCAATGTTATTTCCATCTCGGCAAATACCACGCCGCCACCACTTTTTACAACCGGGCCGTTCAGCTCGACCCCATCAACGATGAAATCTTCTTCTTCATCGGCGAGTGTTACGCCAGGGAGGAAAGCTGGCAGACCGCCATCCACTTTTTCGAAAAGGCCATACAGGTGGAAGACCAGCGCGAGGAATACTACCTCGCTCTGGGGGAAGCTTACCGCTGTGTGGAACGGCAGGAAGAAGCCGAAGAGTGCTTCCGCCAGGCCATTGGCGTCAATCCTGAAGAATATTTCACCTGGATGCGGCTCCTCACGTTCCTACTGGAGGCCGGCCAGGCCGAAAAGGCCCTCGAGGTGGCGGAGGTGGGAGAAGAAGAATCGGGCAGCCCGGAATTGCTGTACGGCCGGGTCGCCTGCCTGTTTGCCATCGGCAGAAGGCAGGAAGCTTGTTTCTGGCTGGGGGAGGCGCTGATCGAAGATTTCGAAATGCACGAAATGCTCTTCGATCTCGTTCCGGGGCTGAGGCAGGATCCGGACGTGATCTCTTTGATCTCTACTTATTCGATATGA
- the xerD gene encoding site-specific tyrosine recombinase XerD: MPGWKPYLKGFEAYLLLERSLSAHTAEAYLADLDKLQQFLKLRGHLHSPLEVGAPQLEEFLAWLNELGLAARSQARLISALKTFYKYLILENLAEADPTELIDGPRLGRKIPEVLSYEEIQRILLAIDLSHPQGTRNRAMLETLYACGLRVSELTQLRLSNLFLDIGFIKVVGKGDKERIIPIGEEAIKHIGLYMQSDRRRQMNIKKGHEDILFLNRRGRGLTRVMVFHVVKEMAAAAGIAKNVSPHTFRHSFATHLIEGGADLKAVQDMLGHESIITTEIYTHLDTDFLRQTILMYHPRNRDS, translated from the coding sequence ATGCCTGGATGGAAACCATATCTCAAAGGATTTGAAGCTTACCTGCTGCTGGAGCGGTCTCTTTCCGCCCATACGGCTGAGGCTTATCTGGCTGACCTCGACAAGCTGCAGCAATTTTTAAAGCTCAGGGGCCACCTTCATTCTCCTTTGGAGGTCGGAGCCCCGCAGTTGGAGGAGTTTCTCGCCTGGCTCAATGAATTGGGGCTGGCCGCCCGTTCGCAGGCCCGGTTGATCTCTGCCCTGAAAACCTTTTACAAATACCTCATTCTGGAAAACCTCGCCGAAGCAGACCCAACTGAACTGATCGACGGCCCACGCTTGGGCCGCAAGATACCGGAGGTGCTCTCCTATGAGGAAATTCAGCGCATCCTGCTGGCTATCGACCTGAGCCACCCTCAGGGGACGCGCAACCGGGCCATGCTGGAAACGCTTTATGCCTGTGGGCTGCGCGTCAGCGAACTGACCCAACTGCGCCTGTCCAACCTGTTTCTCGACATTGGGTTTATTAAAGTGGTGGGCAAAGGCGATAAAGAACGGATCATCCCCATCGGGGAAGAGGCCATCAAGCACATCGGGTTGTATATGCAATCGGACCGGCGCCGCCAGATGAACATCAAAAAAGGGCACGAAGACATCCTTTTCCTCAACCGGCGGGGCCGGGGGCTGACCCGGGTCATGGTGTTCCACGTCGTCAAAGAAATGGCGGCAGCGGCGGGCATAGCCAAGAATGTCAGCCCTCACACCTTTCGGCACTCCTTCGCCACCCACCTCATCGAGGGCGGGGCCGACCTGAAAGCGGTGCAGGATATGCTGGGCCACGAATCGATCATCACCACCGAGATTTATACGCACCTGGATACGGATTTCCTGCGCCAGACTATTTTGATGTACCATCCGAGGAATCGTGATTCGTGA